One Jeotgalibaca porci genomic region harbors:
- a CDS encoding DsbA family oxidoreductase — translation MKIEIWSDFVCPFCYIGNKHLEDALAEFDHADDVEIEYKSYQLDPTAKYLPGKTMEETLSELKGMPLEQVKQMNKQVERSAEAVGLTFNNDTAKYTNTFDAHRLFHFAKEVGKGNELDERLKKAYFTDSLLISDFDTLTALADEVGISKEDARIVLESNRYTDEVNAEINEAVQIGVRGVPFFVFNRKYAVSGAQPKEIFTKTLETVWADK, via the coding sequence TTGAAAATAGAAATTTGGTCCGACTTTGTCTGTCCGTTTTGCTATATCGGTAATAAACATTTAGAAGATGCCTTAGCAGAATTCGACCACGCGGATGACGTGGAAATTGAATATAAAAGTTATCAATTGGATCCAACCGCTAAATACCTTCCCGGTAAAACGATGGAAGAAACGCTATCAGAATTAAAAGGAATGCCCCTTGAACAAGTGAAGCAAATGAATAAGCAAGTAGAAAGGAGTGCCGAAGCAGTTGGTTTGACATTTAACAATGACACGGCAAAATATACCAACACCTTTGATGCACATCGCCTGTTTCATTTCGCAAAAGAAGTCGGCAAAGGCAATGAACTGGATGAGCGTTTGAAAAAAGCTTATTTTACAGACTCGTTATTGATTAGTGATTTTGATACCTTAACTGCTTTGGCTGACGAGGTAGGCATTTCTAAAGAAGACGCCCGCATCGTTCTAGAATCGAATCGCTATACCGACGAAGTCAATGCTGAAATAAACGAAGCGGTCCAAATCGGTGTCCGAGGTGTCCCCTTCTTTGTATTTAATCGAAAATATGCTGTATCAGGAGCACAGCCAAAAGAGATATTTACCAAGACCTTAGAAACAGTTTGGGCAGATAAGTAA
- a CDS encoding class I SAM-dependent methyltransferase: protein MNRFDEIAQDYDEDIYPLNEEEFVLPTVERLAELALGKDILELAVGTGRIAIPLAERGFNVTGIDISEGMLLELKKKSDTVKTLVGDMRDVSISETFDLAYLIFNGISYALTLEDQLATLKNAARHLKTGGMLVIETFVPRLHEIVGDNRAPFALEEDFIGFDEYDRINQTVVSHQYDLSAGQVASYQTEHRYVWPSELELMGKLAGLEVVARWGSWDKEALTNDSDDMIFVFQK from the coding sequence ATGAATAGGTTTGATGAAATAGCACAAGATTACGATGAAGATATTTATCCATTAAATGAAGAAGAATTTGTGCTTCCGACAGTCGAAAGGTTGGCAGAACTGGCGCTTGGTAAAGACATTTTGGAGTTGGCGGTGGGGACGGGCCGAATTGCGATTCCGCTGGCAGAACGAGGATTTAATGTGACAGGCATAGATATTTCGGAAGGTATGCTCTTGGAACTTAAAAAGAAGAGTGATACCGTTAAAACTTTGGTCGGGGATATGCGCGATGTGTCAATTTCTGAAACATTTGACTTGGCGTACTTGATTTTTAATGGCATCAGCTACGCGTTGACGTTGGAAGATCAATTAGCGACGCTAAAGAATGCGGCGCGTCATTTGAAAACGGGCGGTATGTTAGTAATCGAGACCTTTGTTCCACGTTTGCATGAAATTGTGGGGGATAATCGTGCGCCCTTTGCGTTGGAAGAAGACTTCATTGGCTTCGATGAGTACGACCGAATCAATCAAACAGTGGTTTCACACCAATATGATTTGTCGGCCGGGCAGGTAGCTTCTTATCAAACGGAGCATCGCTATGTCTGGCCATCCGAGCTAGAATTGATGGGGAAATTGGCTGGCCTGGAAGTGGTCGCACGTTGGGGCAGTTGGGATAAAGAAGCACTGACAAATGATTCGGACGATATGATTTTTGTTTTTCAAAAATAA